A window of Juglans regia cultivar Chandler chromosome 7, Walnut 2.0, whole genome shotgun sequence contains these coding sequences:
- the LOC109008455 gene encoding pentatricopeptide repeat-containing protein At1g66345, mitochondrial, whose translation MLLLRRIIPSLVFVSVRDSISLCVYSSKPVVAEFIHNDAKANCDTVVDSICSSFRRGWNWDRLTQKFDTFQLNDLIVEKVLLELKEPNDAKRALAFFHWSAQRKTIEHGIRSYCITIHILVRARLLMDARALLESVLKKSVGYSLPFSIVDILLSSYKITASSPFVFDLLIQAYAKLRMFDIAFDACHYLEEHGFSLSLISFNTLIHVVQKSDQVPLVWKIYEHMIQKRIYPNVVTIRTMISALCKEGQLQKYVDVLDQIHGKKCSPSVIVNTSLVFRILEERRVEDGMVLLKRMLQKNMILDTIAYSLIVHAKIKLGDLESAYKAYEEMLKRGFQANSFIYTLFIGAHCKEGKIEEAHCLMQEMENMDLKPNDESFDLLIEGCAKAGKLEESLRYCEQMLERRLVPSRWAFNEMVGKLCQSGDVEQANAMLTILLDKGFLPDEVTYSHLIDGYGSKGEIDEVLKLYYEIEYKSLSPGLLVYKSLIRSLCLCGKLEEAEKYLRKLKERSLVPTVCIYDTLIASYSEKGDRTRVLHLQNEMISLGLKPSCS comes from the coding sequence ATGCTTCTATTGCGTCGAATTATTCCTTCCTTGGTTTTCGTATCAGTCAGAGATTCTATCAGTCTATGTGTTTATAGTTCTAAACCAGTGGTAGCTGAATTCATTCATAATGATGCAAAGGCAAACTGTGATACAGTTGTTGATTCCATTTGCAGCTCATTTAGGAGAGGCTGGAACTGGGACAGGCTGACTCAAAAATTTGATACTTTTCAGTTAAATGATTTGATTGTAGAAAAAGTactgttggagttaaaggaacCAAATGATGCAAAACGGGCTCTGGCTTTCTTCCATTGGTCAGCACAAAGGAAAACCATTGAACATGGGATTCGGTCCTACTGTATCACAATTCATATTTTGGTTCGAGCCCGGCTGCTTATGGATGCTCGCGCATTGCTTGAATCAGTTTTGAAGAAAAGTGTCGGATACTCCCTGCCATTTTCAATAGTGGATATTCTACTTAGCAGTTACAAGATTACTGCTTCATCTCCATTTGTGTTTGATTTGTTAATACAGGCTTATGCTAAACTAAGAATGTTTGATATTGCTTTTGATGCTTGCCACTATTTGGAAGAACATGGGTTCTCTTTAAGCCTCATTAGTTTCAACACTCTGATTCATGTTGTTCAGAAATCTGATCAAGTTCCTCTAGTTTGGAAGATTTATGAGCATATGATTCAGAAAAGAATTTATCCAAATGTAGTAACAATCAGAACTATGATAAGTGCATTGTGCAAGGAAGGGCAGTTGCAGAAATATGTTGACGTACTGGATCAGATCCATGGGAAGAAATGTTCTCCTTCAGTGATTGTTAATACCAGTTTGGTCTTTAGGATTTTAGAGGAGAGAAGAGTCGAAGATGGTATGGTATTATTAAAGAGAATGTTGCAAAAGAATATGATTCTTGACACAATTGCTTATTCACTGATTGTTCATGCCAAAATAAAACTCGGGGATTTGGAGTCGGCATACAAGGCATATGAAGAGATGCTTAAAAGAGGTTTCCAAGCAAATTCTTTCATCTATACTTTGTTCATAGGAGCCCATTGTAAAGagggaaaaatagaagaagcaCATTGCTTGATGCAAGAGATGGAAAATATGGATTTGAAGCCGAATGACGAATCCTTTGATCTTCTAATTGAGGGGTGTGCTAAAGCTGGAAAACTGGAAGAAAGCTTAAGATATTGTGAGCAAATGTTGGAGAGGAGACTTGTTCCCAGTCGTTGGGCTTTCAATGAGATGGTAGGAAAGCTCTGTCAGAGTGGGGATGTGGAGCAGGCCAATGCAATGCTAACTATTTTGTTAGATAAAGGATTCTTACCTGACGAGGTTACATACTCTCATCTGATCGATGGTTATGGTAGCAAGGGTGAGATAGATGAAGTTCTCAAACTCTACTATGAAATTGAGTACAAATCGCTGTCTCCTGGGCTATTGGTCTACAAGTCATTAATTAGGAGCCTTTGCCTGTGCGGGAAATTAGAGGAAgctgaaaaatatttaagaaagcTGAAAGAACGCTCACTAGTTCCAACCGTGTGCATTTATGACACATTGATTGCGAGCTACTCTGAGAAAGGCGATAGAACAAGGGTCCTCCACCTTCAGAATGAAATGATTTCACTCGGTCTTAAGCCTAGTTGCTCATAG